In Deltaproteobacteria bacterium, a genomic segment contains:
- a CDS encoding D-alanyl-D-alanine carboxypeptidase: protein MRVRLGAVGVVALGAGAVALACGAERAEARGRRAPPKLAIRSAGEGAAAGSGAVDEARDGAPVLGSKSVLVVHGESGRVLLARGAAEQRSIASLTKLMAALVVRDRGLKLDEGTTISRDDWKVALNGCRTRLELNWTYRNRDLLRAALMSSDNRAVSALGRAVGLDAAGLVRAMNERARRMGLKQTRFVCPVGIEPGNVSTAFELSRIVREASQDPVLRQVMGTARVQLKPMRGYLKPWYANTNPLVGDPTVGATFTATKTGFNHQAGYCLATVARLPGLGTVTVVLLGARRKGERIIDLRKLLRWVRSRPRVAS, encoded by the coding sequence AGTGCGGCTCGGTGCGGTTGGCGTCGTGGCGCTCGGTGCGGGGGCGGTCGCGCTCGCGTGCGGGGCCGAGCGTGCCGAGGCGCGGGGTCGGCGGGCGCCGCCGAAGCTCGCGATCCGGAGCGCGGGAGAGGGCGCCGCTGCGGGAAGCGGCGCGGTGGACGAGGCGCGAGACGGGGCGCCGGTCCTCGGCTCGAAGTCGGTGCTCGTCGTGCACGGCGAGAGTGGGCGGGTGCTCCTCGCGCGGGGCGCGGCCGAGCAGCGATCGATCGCGAGCCTCACCAAGCTGATGGCGGCCCTCGTCGTGCGGGACCGTGGACTCAAGCTCGACGAAGGGACGACCATCAGCCGCGACGACTGGAAGGTCGCGCTGAACGGGTGTCGGACGCGCCTCGAGCTCAACTGGACCTACCGTAATCGCGATCTGCTCCGCGCGGCGCTGATGTCCTCGGACAACCGCGCCGTCTCGGCCCTCGGGCGGGCAGTCGGTCTGGATGCGGCTGGGCTGGTGCGGGCCATGAACGAGCGCGCGCGCCGCATGGGCCTCAAGCAGACGCGCTTCGTCTGTCCGGTGGGGATCGAGCCCGGCAACGTGAGCACGGCCTTCGAGCTCTCGCGCATCGTGCGGGAGGCCAGCCAGGACCCGGTGCTGCGCCAGGTGATGGGCACGGCGCGGGTGCAGCTCAAGCCGATGCGCGGCTATCTGAAGCCCTGGTACGCGAATACCAACCCGCTCGTCGGCGATCCGACCGTGGGGGCGACCTTCACCGCCACCAAGACCGGCTTCAACCACCAGGCCGGCTACTGCCTGGCCACCGTGGCGCGGCTCCCCGGCCTCGGCACGGTCACGGTCGTGCTGCTCGGGGCGCGCCGGAAGGGGGAGCGCATCATCGACCTGCGCAAGCTCCTGCGCTGGGTGCGTTCCAGGCCCCGCGTCGCGAGCTGA
- a CDS encoding single-stranded DNA-binding protein: MASMNKVILVGHLGADPELRYLDGGRAVCRLSLATNRVWTDAQGQKQEETDWHRVTVWGKSGERCGEYLRKGRRVCVEGRLHPHSYTDKQGAKRHATEVVSEHVPFLDRRGGEAGPEPFEERRPGARLEAREAAPERSDELPF; this comes from the coding sequence ATGGCGAGCATGAACAAGGTCATTCTGGTGGGCCACCTGGGCGCGGATCCGGAGCTGCGCTACCTCGACGGAGGGCGCGCGGTCTGCCGCCTGTCTCTGGCCACGAACCGCGTGTGGACCGACGCGCAGGGGCAGAAGCAGGAGGAGACGGACTGGCACCGCGTGACGGTGTGGGGCAAGTCCGGCGAACGCTGCGGCGAGTACCTGCGGAAGGGACGTCGCGTCTGCGTGGAGGGACGACTGCACCCCCATTCCTATACCGACAAGCAGGGGGCCAAGCGGCACGCGACCGAGGTGGTCTCGGAGCACGTCCCCTTTCTCGACCGCCGGGGGGGGGAAGCGGGGCCCGAGCCCTTCGAGGAGCGCCGGCCGGGGGCCCGGCTCGAAGCTCGGGAAGCGGCCCCCGAGCGGAGCGACGAGCTGCCGTTCTGA
- the groES gene encoding co-chaperone GroES: protein MKIRPLHDRVLIRRLAEQETTKGGIIIPDTAKEKPIEGKVVAVGNGKVLESGKAKALEVKVGDRVLFGKYSGTEVKLEGEEHLILREEEILAVLA, encoded by the coding sequence ATGAAGATCCGTCCCCTTCACGACCGTGTGTTGATCAGGCGCCTCGCCGAGCAGGAGACCACCAAGGGTGGCATCATCATCCCCGACACCGCCAAGGAGAAGCCCATCGAGGGCAAGGTGGTGGCCGTGGGTAACGGCAAGGTGCTCGAGAGCGGCAAGGCCAAGGCGCTCGAGGTCAAGGTGGGCGACCGCGTCCTCTTCGGCAAGTACTCGGGGACGGAAGTGAAGCTCGAGGGCGAGGAGCACCTCATCCTGCGCGAGGAAGAGATTCTCGCCGTGCTGGCCTAA
- the groL gene encoding chaperonin GroEL (60 kDa chaperone family; promotes refolding of misfolded polypeptides especially under stressful conditions; forms two stacked rings of heptamers to form a barrel-shaped 14mer; ends can be capped by GroES; misfolded proteins enter the barrel where they are refolded when GroES binds) — protein MAAKQIVFHDKARAQMLQGVNILANAVKVTLGPRGRNVVLEKSWGAPTVTKDGVTVAKEVELEDKLMNMGAQMVKEVASKTSDVAGDGTTTATVLAQAIFREGLKQVTSGANPMDLKRGIDAAVEKVIADLKAMSKPTKGKADIAQVGAISANGDRVIGDLIAEAMEKVGKEGVITVEEAKSMETTLEVVEGMQFDRGYLSPYFVTDAERMEAVLEDCYILIHEKKIANMKDLLPLLEQVAKSGRPLLIVAEDIEGEALATLVVNKLRGTLNTCAVKAPGFGDRRKEMLKDLAILTGGQAVTEDLGIKLESLTLKDLGRAKRVTIDKDNSTIVDGAGSKKDIQARCDQIRRQVEETSSDYDREKLQERLAKLVGGVAVIKVGAATETEMKEKKARVEDAMHATRAAVEEGIVPGGGVALLRCQAALEAMKMPNEDQNTGVKILMRSLEEPLRQISANAGQEGSIVVDQVRGGKNAYGFNAATEQYEDLVKAGVIDPTKVVRTALTNAASVSGLMLTTEALVAEKPKKAEKAAGGHAHGGGGMGGGMDEDMDF, from the coding sequence ATGGCTGCCAAGCAGATCGTTTTCCATGACAAGGCGCGCGCCCAGATGCTTCAGGGCGTCAACATCCTCGCCAACGCGGTGAAGGTCACCCTCGGGCCCCGCGGCCGCAACGTGGTGCTCGAGAAGAGCTGGGGCGCCCCGACGGTCACCAAGGATGGCGTGACGGTCGCGAAGGAAGTGGAGCTGGAAGACAAGCTCATGAACATGGGCGCGCAGATGGTCAAGGAGGTGGCCTCCAAGACCTCGGACGTGGCCGGCGACGGCACCACGACGGCGACGGTGCTGGCCCAGGCGATCTTCCGCGAGGGGCTGAAGCAGGTCACCTCCGGCGCGAACCCGATGGACCTCAAGCGCGGGATCGACGCCGCGGTCGAGAAGGTCATCGCCGACCTGAAGGCCATGTCCAAGCCGACCAAGGGGAAGGCCGACATCGCGCAGGTGGGCGCCATCTCCGCCAACGGCGACCGCGTGATCGGCGACCTGATCGCCGAGGCGATGGAGAAGGTGGGCAAGGAAGGCGTCATCACCGTCGAGGAAGCGAAGTCGATGGAGACGACGCTCGAGGTGGTGGAGGGGATGCAGTTCGACCGCGGCTACCTCTCGCCGTACTTCGTGACGGACGCGGAGCGCATGGAGGCGGTGCTCGAGGACTGCTACATCCTGATCCACGAGAAGAAGATCGCCAACATGAAGGACCTGCTCCCGTTGCTCGAGCAGGTGGCGAAGAGCGGCCGTCCGCTGCTCATCGTGGCCGAGGACATCGAGGGCGAGGCGCTGGCCACGCTGGTCGTGAACAAGCTGCGCGGCACGCTCAACACCTGCGCCGTCAAGGCCCCGGGCTTCGGCGACCGCCGCAAGGAGATGCTGAAGGACCTGGCGATCCTGACCGGCGGCCAGGCCGTGACGGAGGACCTGGGGATCAAGCTCGAGAGCCTGACCCTCAAGGACCTGGGTCGCGCCAAGCGCGTCACGATCGACAAGGACAACTCCACGATCGTGGACGGAGCGGGGAGCAAGAAGGACATCCAGGCGCGCTGCGATCAGATCCGGCGGCAGGTCGAGGAGACCAGCTCGGACTACGACCGCGAGAAGCTGCAGGAGCGGCTGGCCAAGCTGGTCGGCGGCGTGGCGGTGATCAAGGTTGGTGCCGCGACCGAGACCGAGATGAAGGAGAAGAAGGCGCGCGTCGAGGATGCGATGCACGCGACGCGGGCGGCCGTGGAAGAGGGGATCGTCCCCGGCGGTGGCGTGGCGCTGCTCCGCTGCCAGGCCGCGCTCGAGGCGATGAAGATGCCGAACGAGGATCAGAACACCGGCGTGAAGATCCTCATGCGCTCGCTCGAGGAGCCGCTGCGCCAGATCTCCGCCAACGCGGGCCAGGAGGGCTCGATCGTGGTGGATCAGGTCCGTGGCGGGAAGAACGCCTACGGGTTCAACGCGGCCACCGAGCAGTACGAGGACCTGGTGAAGGCGGGCGTGATCGACCCCACCAAGGTCGTGCGCACGGCGCTGACGAACGCGGCGAGCGTCTCCGGTCTGATGCTGACCACCGAGGCGCTCGTGGCGGAGAAGCCCAAGAAGGCCGAGAAGGCCGCGGGCGGGCACGCGCACGGCGGCGGCGGCATGGGCGGCGGCATGGACGAGGACATGGACTTCTAG
- a CDS encoding DUF2183 domain-containing protein, producing the protein MVLLLGVLGCGAPSEEEALEELGVLGGKADTVLREVSVRLSAGKTRRYRVRAKGLSARLTQTDDVVAKLEAYAGAFRCGSDESSAPAVRCQGDDSERSWTLKLSNLDERLLVGKLTVSALAAPNGAAEFGIVSDIDDTILPPHGRNAALPASYPGVAALYTELELGGGGRPGDMYYVTARSPERVVEIPPWLAANGLPAGAIETGISTMPWIVEKEKIKDVTKIFEAQPGQRFVLFGDSSARDAEVYQAIRAAYPTRVAAAFIHRVKTIDASRVSGLHLVENYAVAAARLFGLSILDEAAARRIMRAAQRDGLAISDREIDGLLAANRP; encoded by the coding sequence TTGGTCCTGCTCCTTGGAGTCCTCGGTTGCGGCGCGCCCTCCGAAGAGGAAGCGCTCGAGGAGCTCGGCGTCCTCGGCGGCAAAGCCGACACCGTGCTGCGCGAGGTCTCCGTCCGGCTCAGCGCCGGCAAGACGCGGCGCTACCGAGTCCGGGCCAAGGGGCTCTCCGCGCGCCTGACGCAGACCGACGACGTGGTCGCCAAGCTGGAGGCCTACGCCGGCGCCTTCCGCTGCGGCAGCGACGAATCGTCCGCCCCCGCCGTGCGCTGCCAGGGTGACGACTCGGAGCGGAGCTGGACGCTGAAGCTTTCGAACCTCGACGAGCGCTTGCTGGTCGGGAAGCTGACCGTCAGCGCACTCGCCGCGCCGAACGGAGCGGCGGAGTTCGGCATCGTCTCGGACATCGACGACACGATCCTCCCGCCGCACGGCCGGAATGCCGCGCTTCCCGCCTCGTATCCGGGGGTGGCCGCGCTCTACACCGAGCTCGAGCTCGGCGGTGGCGGAAGGCCGGGCGACATGTACTACGTCACCGCGCGCAGTCCCGAGCGCGTGGTGGAGATCCCGCCCTGGCTCGCGGCGAACGGGCTACCGGCCGGGGCGATCGAGACGGGGATATCCACGATGCCGTGGATCGTGGAAAAAGAGAAAATCAAGGATGTCACGAAAATCTTCGAGGCCCAGCCGGGGCAGCGTTTCGTGCTCTTCGGCGACTCGAGCGCGCGCGACGCCGAGGTGTATCAGGCGATCCGCGCCGCCTATCCGACCCGCGTGGCTGCGGCGTTCATCCACCGCGTGAAGACCATCGACGCCTCGCGCGTGAGCGGGCTCCACCTGGTAGAGAACTACGCCGTGGCGGCGGCGCGCCTCTTCGGCCTCTCCATTCTCGACGAGGCGGCGGCCCGCCGCATCATGCGCGCCGCGCAGCGCGACGGTCTGGCGATCTCCGACCGGGAGATCGACGGGCTCCTCGCGGCCAACCGGCCCTAG
- the ychF gene encoding redox-regulated ATPase YchF: protein MKVGIIGRVSAGRNTLFDALTGQGGAPRTPGKARLGIARVADPRVDRLTELCKPKKTVYAEFTLALPQAHASGPVDAAGVRELRDLKAYAHVVGAYTGEPVAEFVPQEIQALSTELVLNDMERVEKRRARIAKGGGARPGEEDALAMAAKLLEQETPLRLHGWDEQALDLLDDTGLVSQRPVLTVVNVTEELLGDGPPAAVHEAARAVGSEVLWLCAPLELEIAALDAAAQQEFLAAYGLSAPVSQRFVQASLHLLKQICFFTVGPDEVRAWPIPRETKARRAARAIHSDLEKGFIRAEVIDYDVFLQHGSEAKCRAVGQLRVEGKDYEVKDGDIITIRFNV from the coding sequence ATGAAGGTAGGAATCATCGGCCGTGTCAGCGCTGGCCGGAACACGCTGTTCGATGCCCTGACCGGGCAGGGCGGGGCGCCCCGTACGCCCGGCAAGGCGCGCCTCGGTATCGCCCGCGTGGCCGACCCGCGGGTGGATCGGCTGACGGAGCTCTGCAAGCCGAAGAAGACGGTCTACGCCGAGTTCACGCTCGCTTTGCCGCAGGCGCACGCGTCGGGTCCGGTGGACGCGGCGGGGGTGCGCGAGCTGCGCGACCTCAAGGCCTACGCGCACGTCGTCGGAGCCTACACCGGAGAGCCGGTGGCGGAGTTCGTGCCGCAGGAGATCCAGGCCCTCTCGACGGAGCTCGTGCTGAACGACATGGAGCGGGTGGAGAAGCGGCGGGCGCGCATCGCCAAGGGCGGAGGCGCACGGCCGGGCGAAGAGGACGCGCTGGCCATGGCGGCCAAGCTCCTCGAGCAGGAGACGCCGCTGCGCCTCCACGGCTGGGACGAACAGGCGCTCGACCTGCTGGACGACACGGGGCTCGTCAGTCAACGGCCGGTCTTGACGGTGGTCAACGTCACCGAGGAGCTCCTCGGCGACGGACCGCCCGCCGCGGTGCACGAGGCGGCGAGGGCGGTGGGCAGCGAGGTGCTCTGGCTCTGCGCTCCGCTGGAGCTCGAGATCGCGGCCCTGGATGCGGCGGCGCAGCAGGAGTTCCTGGCGGCCTACGGGCTGTCGGCGCCCGTCTCGCAGCGCTTCGTCCAGGCGAGTCTGCACCTTCTCAAGCAGATCTGCTTCTTCACCGTGGGGCCCGATGAGGTGCGCGCGTGGCCCATCCCGCGCGAGACGAAGGCGCGGCGCGCGGCCCGGGCCATCCACAGCGACCTCGAGAAGGGATTCATCCGGGCGGAGGTCATCGACTACGACGTCTTTCTGCAGCACGGCAGCGAGGCCAAGTGCCGCGCCGTGGGGCAGCTCCGCGTCGAAGGGAAGGACTACGAGGTGAAGGATGGCGACATCATCACCATTCGCTTCAACGTCTGA